In one Roseburia intestinalis L1-82 genomic region, the following are encoded:
- a CDS encoding peptide ABC transporter substrate-binding protein: MKKTKAVLAILMAGTMMLGLAGCGGNSSSATQGTTAGTETGSAAGDAAGTDAAASASDMNVMLETPVESLDPQQATDGTSFEVIADYTDGLMQMDADGQAVPAIAESYDLSDDGLTYTFHLRTDAKWSNGTPVTAADFVFGWQRAVDPDVASEYAYMLSDIGQIKNAAEIIAGEKDKSELGVTAVDDNTLQVELNAPVSYFTSLMYFPTFYPVNEEFFTSCGDTFATSPETVLSNGAFVLDSYQPAATAFHLTKNADYYDTDRVKLSGLSYQVIQDSQQALMSYQTGALDTTLVNGEQVDQVKDDPEFTTVGAGYLWYVSPNMNSVPELANLNIRLAMTMAIDRDSITADVLKDGSASTYTAVPMQFAAGPDGSDFSEDQTKFSDVCVYDTEKAADYWAKGLEELGESEITLDMVVDADDAPQKVAQVLKEQWETTLPGLTVNLVVEPKKQRVEDMQNGNFQLGLTRWGPDYADPMTYLGMWVTDNSNNYGLWSNADYDAIIDECTTGDLCTDAEGRWARLYDAEKIVMDEAVIYPLYTQCNAEMLSSKVTGVEYHPVAINRVYKDAVKTE; the protein is encoded by the coding sequence ATGAAAAAAACCAAAGCAGTTTTGGCTATTTTGATGGCCGGAACAATGATGCTTGGTCTTGCAGGCTGTGGCGGGAACAGTTCTTCTGCAACACAGGGAACAACCGCAGGCACAGAGACAGGCAGTGCAGCAGGTGATGCTGCAGGAACAGATGCCGCAGCAAGCGCATCAGACATGAATGTTATGCTTGAAACTCCGGTCGAGTCACTCGATCCGCAGCAGGCTACCGACGGAACATCCTTTGAGGTAATCGCTGATTATACCGACGGTCTGATGCAGATGGATGCAGACGGACAGGCAGTTCCGGCAATCGCAGAAAGCTATGATTTATCAGACGATGGTTTAACTTATACATTCCATCTTCGTACCGATGCAAAATGGAGCAACGGCACACCGGTTACCGCAGCAGATTTCGTATTCGGATGGCAGAGAGCTGTTGATCCGGATGTCGCATCTGAGTATGCATATATGTTAAGCGATATCGGTCAGATTAAAAATGCAGCAGAGATCATCGCAGGTGAGAAAGACAAGAGTGAACTTGGTGTGACAGCAGTAGACGACAATACACTTCAGGTCGAACTGAATGCACCAGTCAGCTATTTCACTTCTCTGATGTATTTCCCGACTTTCTATCCGGTAAATGAGGAGTTCTTTACTTCCTGTGGAGATACATTTGCAACAAGTCCTGAGACAGTATTATCAAACGGTGCATTTGTGCTGGATTCTTATCAGCCGGCAGCAACTGCATTCCATTTAACAAAAAATGCAGACTACTATGATACCGACAGAGTAAAACTTTCCGGATTAAGTTATCAGGTAATCCAGGATTCACAGCAGGCATTAATGAGCTACCAGACAGGTGCACTTGATACAACATTAGTAAACGGTGAGCAGGTTGACCAGGTAAAAGACGATCCTGAATTCACAACTGTTGGTGCAGGCTACTTATGGTATGTCAGCCCGAATATGAATTCTGTTCCTGAACTCGCAAACTTAAATATACGTCTTGCAATGACAATGGCAATCGACCGTGATTCCATCACAGCAGATGTATTAAAAGATGGTTCCGCTTCTACATACACAGCAGTTCCGATGCAGTTTGCAGCAGGTCCTGACGGATCTGACTTCTCCGAAGATCAGACGAAATTCTCTGATGTGTGTGTATATGATACAGAAAAAGCAGCAGATTACTGGGCAAAAGGTTTAGAGGAACTTGGAGAATCTGAGATCACTTTAGACATGGTAGTAGATGCAGATGACGCACCTCAGAAAGTAGCGCAGGTATTAAAAGAGCAATGGGAGACAACTCTTCCTGGACTGACCGTAAATCTGGTTGTTGAGCCGAAGAAACAGCGTGTGGAAGACATGCAGAACGGTAACTTCCAGTTAGGTTTAACACGTTGGGGACCGGACTACGCAGATCCAATGACATATCTTGGAATGTGGGTAACAGATAACTCTAACAACTACGGTCTGTGGAGCAACGCAGATTACGATGCAATCATTGATGAGTGTACAACCGGTGATCTTTGCACAGATGCAGAGGGACGCTGGGCAAGACTTTACGATGCTGAGAAGATCGTTATGGATGAGGCAGTTATTTATCCGCTTTACACACAGTGCAACGCAGAGATGCTTTCTTCTAAAGTAACAGGCGTTGAGTATCATCCGGTAGCTATCAACCGTGTATACAAAGATGCTGTAAAGACTGAATAA
- a CDS encoding HAD family hydrolase, with the protein MKKYETVVFDLDGTLLNTLEDLADATNYALRTMQMPERTIGEVRAFVGNGVRRLMELSVPGGFDNPKFEETFAVFKKYYGEHCNDKTRAYDGVVPVLRKLKEKGYALAIVSNKIDFAVKELNEIYFEGIVQAAIGEEREGVARKPAPDMVHTALAELGKPADTAVYIGDSDVDVMTAKNSGLPCISVLWGFRDKEFLMEHGATNFAEKPEDIVKFLEQ; encoded by the coding sequence ATGAAAAAATATGAAACAGTCGTATTTGACCTGGATGGAACTTTATTAAATACGTTAGAGGATCTGGCAGATGCCACAAACTATGCGCTGCGAACGATGCAGATGCCAGAGCGCACGATCGGGGAAGTGCGTGCATTTGTTGGAAACGGTGTGCGTCGTCTGATGGAGCTTTCCGTTCCGGGCGGATTTGACAATCCGAAATTCGAAGAAACATTTGCTGTTTTTAAAAAGTATTATGGAGAACACTGCAATGACAAAACGAGAGCTTACGATGGTGTTGTTCCGGTGCTCCGCAAATTAAAGGAAAAAGGTTATGCGCTTGCAATCGTTTCGAATAAGATTGATTTTGCAGTCAAAGAGTTAAACGAGATTTATTTCGAAGGCATTGTGCAGGCTGCGATCGGGGAGGAGCGCGAAGGTGTGGCGAGAAAACCAGCGCCGGATATGGTGCACACGGCGCTTGCAGAACTTGGAAAACCGGCGGATACGGCAGTCTACATCGGTGATTCGGATGTGGATGTCATGACGGCAAAAAATTCAGGACTGCCGTGCATCTCAGTGCTTTGGGGATTCCGTGATAAGGAGTTCCTGATGGAACACGGGGCGACAAATTTTGCAGAAAAACCGGAAGATATTGTGAAGTTTTTGGAGCAGTAG
- a CDS encoding PdaC/SigV domain-containing protein: protein MRRRNLILITVLSLSLTFAAGCGENKNTGAAGSMDQQKTSETTVQNETEPETSQVSEDSEQDETEAAATTEAGQDAQSDYQIEMVSYKKTDLIDISYPKITGWSDTEKQEEWNTYFENMAKEAAGEMTGDTEEMNPGANDSVVLTYTVQEQTKDMLSLTCQSYYDYEGSAHPSAALTSVNINMKTGEKMTFSDFADPDETAKILFAGKDNTDTAQGYTVLDPEGNPTTEITMKDILEFNFIWMEPTEEALAASLTHFDGGVDDYGADETMGESYVHDGKVYVIFYVSHAMGDYTVVRID from the coding sequence ATGAGAAGAAGAAATCTTATATTAATTACGGTATTATCACTGTCACTCACGTTTGCAGCAGGCTGTGGTGAAAATAAAAACACTGGTGCGGCAGGCTCTATGGATCAGCAGAAAACCAGTGAGACTACAGTACAGAATGAAACGGAGCCAGAAACCTCACAGGTTTCGGAGGATTCAGAACAGGACGAAACAGAAGCCGCTGCCACAACAGAGGCAGGGCAGGACGCACAGTCTGATTATCAGATAGAGATGGTAAGCTACAAAAAGACGGATCTGATTGATATTTCTTATCCGAAGATTACAGGCTGGAGTGATACCGAAAAACAGGAAGAATGGAATACTTACTTTGAAAATATGGCAAAAGAAGCTGCCGGGGAAATGACGGGAGATACGGAGGAGATGAACCCTGGTGCAAATGATTCCGTGGTGCTCACATATACCGTGCAGGAACAGACAAAGGATATGCTTTCTCTGACCTGTCAGAGTTATTATGATTATGAAGGATCAGCGCATCCTTCTGCAGCACTTACTTCCGTTAATATTAACATGAAGACCGGAGAAAAAATGACATTTTCTGATTTTGCAGATCCGGATGAGACGGCTAAAATTTTATTTGCCGGAAAAGACAATACAGATACTGCACAGGGCTATACCGTGCTGGATCCGGAAGGAAATCCGACTACTGAAATTACGATGAAAGATATTTTGGAATTTAATTTCATCTGGATGGAACCGACGGAGGAAGCACTTGCGGCAAGTCTTACCCATTTTGACGGAGGTGTGGACGATTACGGAGCCGATGAGACGATGGGAGAGTCTTATGTGCACGACGGAAAAGTATATGTGATCTTTTATGTCAGTCATGCCATGGGCGATTATACAGTGGTAAGAATAGATTAA
- a CDS encoding response regulator: MHQGIHGSAACLCGGCIDGRDYGIDRYHDRVIAGLKAVGVKVIVDHAIKHKTPVFVMGNVEELEKLWETLPKQMFTDIFIRPINVVEMVENIKRQMDEYYKMKKRTILAVDDSGVILRNIKTLLEDKYQVIPVNSSEMAIKYLALNIPDLILLDYEMPIVDGKQFMQMIREDTEFQNIPIIFLTGKNDAQTVMDVMSLKPNGYLLKSMDAQKLHAAIDDFFKKQTK; the protein is encoded by the coding sequence ATGCATCAGGGAATCCATGGATCAGCTGCGTGTTTATGTGGCGGATGTATCGATGGAAGAGATTATGGAATTGACAGATACCATGACAGGGTTATTGCGGGATTAAAGGCGGTTGGGGTTAAAGTGATCGTAGATCATGCAATCAAGCATAAAACGCCTGTGTTTGTCATGGGAAATGTGGAAGAGCTTGAGAAACTCTGGGAAACACTTCCAAAACAGATGTTTACCGATATTTTTATAAGACCGATCAATGTGGTGGAGATGGTGGAAAACATCAAAAGGCAGATGGATGAATATTATAAAATGAAAAAAAGAACTATTTTAGCGGTGGATGATTCGGGAGTGATCCTCCGGAATATTAAAACACTGCTGGAAGATAAATATCAGGTAATTCCTGTCAATTCCAGCGAGATGGCGATCAAATATCTTGCCTTAAATATACCGGATCTGATCTTGTTAGATTATGAAATGCCAATCGTGGATGGCAAACAGTTTATGCAGATGATTCGTGAAGATACGGAATTTCAGAACATTCCGATCATTTTTCTTACCGGAAAAAACGATGCACAGACGGTTATGGACGTGATGTCGTTAAAGCCGAATGGTTACCTGTTAAAAAGCATGGATGCGCAGAAACTGCATGCAGCGATCGATGATTTCTTTAAAAAACAGACAAAATAA
- the larE gene encoding ATP-dependent sacrificial sulfur transferase LarE → MQSVQEKYKNLQEYLKSLGSVAVAFSSGVDSTFLLAAAKKTLGADHVIAVTASSCSFPKRELEEAKQFCKEQGIRHIVCKSEELDIEGFRQNPKNRCYLCKHELFEKILEIAKEYHINAVAEGSNMDDNGDYRPGLVAVAELGIKSPLREALLNKEEIRTLSKEMGLPTWDKQSFACLSSRFVYGETISEEKLGMVDKAEQLLLDMGFHQVRVRIHGDIARIEVLPDEIAKLVEGENREKIYSYLKQLGFSYVTLDLGGYRMGSMNETLDIEKK, encoded by the coding sequence ATGCAGTCAGTACAGGAAAAATATAAAAATTTACAGGAATATTTAAAGTCACTGGGCAGTGTTGCAGTCGCTTTTTCCAGCGGCGTGGATTCGACATTTCTGCTTGCAGCGGCAAAGAAAACACTTGGTGCGGATCATGTGATCGCAGTTACGGCATCCTCCTGTTCTTTCCCGAAAAGGGAGTTAGAGGAGGCAAAGCAGTTTTGCAAGGAGCAGGGAATCAGGCACATTGTATGCAAGTCGGAAGAACTTGATATCGAGGGATTTCGTCAGAATCCGAAGAACCGTTGCTATCTCTGCAAACATGAATTGTTTGAGAAAATACTGGAAATTGCAAAAGAATATCATATCAATGCCGTGGCTGAGGGATCTAACATGGATGATAATGGTGACTATCGACCGGGACTGGTCGCAGTTGCAGAGCTTGGTATCAAAAGTCCGCTCAGGGAGGCTCTGTTGAACAAAGAAGAGATCCGTACACTTTCCAAAGAGATGGGACTGCCCACCTGGGACAAGCAGTCATTTGCATGCCTTTCCTCCCGGTTTGTCTATGGGGAGACAATTTCCGAAGAAAAACTCGGCATGGTGGATAAGGCGGAGCAGCTTTTGCTGGATATGGGCTTTCATCAGGTGCGCGTAAGGATCCATGGGGATATTGCGCGTATCGAGGTGCTGCCGGATGAGATCGCAAAACTGGTAGAAGGGGAAAACAGGGAAAAGATTTATTCTTACCTGAAACAGCTTGGATTTTCCTATGTGACGCTTGACCTTGGCGGATACCGTATGGGAAGTATGAATGAGACACTTGATATAGAGAAAAAATAA
- a CDS encoding response regulator → MGRIRQVIINLVNNAIKYTEKGSVRFSVHVRQKNTDKVMLYYEVADTGIGIRKEDQKILFDAFQRVEMDRNRYVEGTGLGLTISQNLVNMMGGVIEVESEYGKGSRFFFTIEQTIIDPTPVSAVNYNGQKDNVTEKEAECLFIAPEAHILLVDDNELNLVVAKELLKPLRMQIDTAENGLQAVKMVRGSQYDLVLMDHMMPVMDGIEAAKAIRALPEDKYQKLPIIALTANAMVDARKEFLNAGMNGFVAKPIDFARICNQLKLWLPKDLVRDVPKEEAKKLLADDLSDREIQPEDPQMGFSFEEGVNHCGSKAALMKTIRIFYRTIDSKANKIEQCLKEGLISDYVIEVHALKSSALLIGAVPLSEAAKELEDYGKQGKTEVLEEKTPDVLTMYRDLKNILRPYAEKEEDAKKEFSDGEWITALQQIHQCIEQFDLDGVDQIMEQLEEYQVPECIRESMDQLRVYVADVSMEEIMELTDTMTGLLRD, encoded by the coding sequence ATGGGGCGTATCCGTCAGGTCATCATAAACCTGGTGAATAACGCCATTAAATATACAGAGAAAGGCAGCGTCCGCTTTTCCGTGCATGTCAGACAGAAAAATACGGATAAAGTAATGCTTTATTATGAGGTGGCAGATACCGGGATCGGAATCCGCAAGGAAGATCAGAAAATTCTGTTCGATGCGTTTCAGCGCGTGGAGATGGACAGAAACCGTTATGTGGAAGGAACCGGACTGGGCTTGACAATTTCCCAGAATTTAGTCAATATGATGGGAGGGGTTATCGAAGTAGAAAGTGAATACGGAAAGGGAAGCAGGTTTTTCTTTACGATAGAACAGACAATCATTGATCCGACACCTGTTTCTGCGGTAAATTATAATGGACAGAAAGATAATGTGACGGAAAAAGAAGCGGAATGTCTGTTTATTGCCCCGGAGGCACACATTTTACTTGTGGATGATAACGAATTGAATCTTGTGGTGGCAAAAGAACTGCTAAAACCTCTCCGGATGCAGATTGATACGGCAGAAAATGGACTGCAGGCAGTAAAAATGGTCAGGGGCAGCCAGTATGATCTGGTGCTGATGGATCACATGATGCCGGTTATGGATGGAATAGAAGCTGCAAAAGCTATTCGTGCACTGCCGGAGGACAAGTATCAGAAGCTTCCGATCATTGCACTCACTGCGAATGCAATGGTAGATGCCAGAAAGGAATTCCTGAATGCAGGAATGAATGGTTTCGTTGCAAAACCGATTGATTTTGCACGGATCTGTAACCAGCTGAAACTGTGGCTGCCAAAAGATCTTGTGCGTGATGTCCCGAAGGAGGAGGCAAAGAAGCTTCTTGCAGATGATCTCTCTGACCGTGAGATACAGCCGGAAGATCCACAGATGGGATTTTCATTCGAGGAGGGGGTAAATCACTGTGGTTCGAAAGCTGCACTTATGAAAACGATCCGGATATTTTACCGTACGATCGACAGTAAGGCAAATAAGATCGAACAGTGCCTGAAAGAGGGGCTGATCAGTGATTATGTGATTGAAGTACATGCGTTAAAAAGTTCTGCACTTCTGATTGGTGCAGTACCGTTGTCGGAGGCAGCAAAGGAACTTGAGGATTATGGAAAACAGGGTAAGACAGAGGTGTTAGAGGAAAAAACACCGGATGTGCTTACCATGTACCGTGATTTAAAAAATATATTGCGCCCCTATGCAGAGAAGGAAGAGGATGCAAAAAAAGAGTTTTCGGACGGGGAGTGGATCACTGCATTACAGCAGATACACCAGTGCATAGAACAGTTTGACCTTGATGGAGTGGATCAGATCATGGAACAACTTGAAGAATATCAGGTTCCGGAATGCATCAGGGAATCCATGGATCAGCTGCGTGTTTATGTGGCGGATGTATCGATGGAAGAGATTATGGAATTGACAGATACCATGACAGGGTTATTGCGGGATTAA
- a CDS encoding aldo/keto reductase translates to MEAVVLGSTGIKVNKNGFGALPIQRVSTEDAVKLARKAYEAGITFFDTARFYTDSEEKLGEAFDGMREKVYIATKTAAKNADEFWEQLGISLHNLRTDYIDIYQFHNPSFCPKPGDGTGLYEAMLEAKAQGKIRHIGITNHRLAVAEEAIESGLYETLQFPFCYLATDKDIALVEKCKKADMGFIAMKALSGGLITNSAAAYAFEAQYENVLPIWGVQREKELDEFISYIDNPPTMTDEIRALIENDRKELAGDFCRGCGYCMPCPAGIEINNCARMSLLLRRSPSALQLTPEVQAKMKKIENCLHCNKCKSKCPYGLDTPALLAKNYEDYKQVLAGNVSVN, encoded by the coding sequence ATGGAAGCGGTAGTTTTAGGAAGTACAGGGATCAAAGTAAATAAGAATGGATTTGGCGCACTGCCGATCCAGAGAGTCAGCACGGAGGATGCGGTAAAACTGGCGAGAAAAGCGTATGAAGCGGGCATTACGTTTTTTGATACGGCGCGGTTTTACACGGACAGTGAGGAAAAATTAGGCGAGGCATTCGACGGAATGCGTGAAAAAGTCTACATTGCGACCAAAACGGCGGCAAAAAATGCGGACGAATTCTGGGAACAGCTTGGGATTTCCTTACATAATTTAAGGACGGATTACATTGATATCTATCAGTTCCACAATCCTTCTTTCTGCCCGAAACCGGGAGATGGAACAGGACTTTATGAGGCGATGCTTGAGGCAAAGGCGCAGGGGAAGATCCGTCATATCGGTATCACGAACCACAGGCTTGCGGTTGCCGAGGAGGCAATCGAATCCGGGCTGTATGAGACACTGCAGTTTCCGTTCTGCTATCTGGCAACGGATAAGGATATTGCACTGGTGGAAAAATGTAAAAAGGCAGACATGGGATTTATCGCAATGAAGGCATTGTCCGGCGGTTTGATCACGAACTCTGCGGCAGCCTATGCATTTGAGGCGCAGTATGAAAATGTACTGCCGATCTGGGGTGTGCAGCGGGAAAAAGAGCTGGATGAATTTATTTCATATATTGATAATCCGCCAACAATGACGGATGAGATCCGTGCACTGATCGAGAATGACCGAAAAGAACTGGCAGGCGATTTCTGCCGCGGCTGCGGTTATTGCATGCCGTGTCCGGCGGGCATTGAGATCAACAACTGTGCGCGTATGTCGCTTTTGCTGCGCCGCTCTCCGTCTGCACTGCAGCTCACACCGGAGGTTCAGGCGAAAATGAAAAAGATCGAAAACTGCCTGCACTGCAATAAATGCAAGAGCAAATGTCCGTATGGACTGGATACACCGGCGCTCCTTGCAAAGAATTACGAAGATTACAAACAGGTGCTTGCGGGAAACGTGAGTGTCAATTAG
- a CDS encoding LTA synthase family protein, whose product MKIKLYFEKENLIRLAVAVVFAAVLFAVIRFPVWVLFGFGVLYFGIKSLKIELNEKLSWLWSAIMLGTGGIFTAYHIQYLLLDTELRAKISDNKMLLNVLCCLVVFLAVQVFTSNTGLTCLISHIVLLSLAGINYFVYLFRGNEFIFSDLKSIQTGLSVAGNYEFVLDERAGYVILLSTLYIAFIRKLHVSFQKRIPMSIVCISLAVLCCAYIGKHTQGVVTETWEQKGSYRNGYILNFVLSIRDCFIAQPDGYSKEAVKELEDQYSKETDTATGETEKKPTIIVVMSESYADLSVVGNFSTNIDLTPFYDSLEENTIKGHALSSVFGAKTPNSEWEFLTGNSMAFLPSGSVVYQQYITDTPTSLVSNLKNIGYTCVAMHPYYDTGWSRNIVYPNMGFDETHFIDDFDQTKILRDYITDQELYEKIVDRYESKKSNEDLFIMSISMQNHGGYTEKYDNFDEKARMLGINYPDVNQYLSLIHESDSALEYLISYFEKVDDPVEIVFFGDHQPSLSSSFYPYLNGKGLGGLTLSELENLYTVPFFIWTNYDSGKESVELTSLNYLSTLALERAGIALPAYNQFLADMMEEIPAVNSRGFYSKSQGKFLHVEDAAGEDAKWLKNYEILQYNNMFDKRNKSGLFFPYLKQ is encoded by the coding sequence ATGAAGATAAAGTTATATTTTGAAAAAGAGAATCTGATCCGACTTGCTGTGGCAGTGGTCTTTGCAGCAGTGCTGTTTGCAGTGATAAGGTTTCCGGTATGGGTACTGTTTGGATTTGGAGTACTTTATTTTGGAATTAAAAGTTTAAAGATTGAATTAAACGAAAAGCTTTCATGGCTGTGGAGTGCGATCATGCTTGGGACAGGCGGCATTTTTACGGCGTATCATATCCAGTATCTGTTACTGGATACGGAACTGAGAGCAAAAATATCCGACAATAAAATGCTGTTAAATGTATTGTGCTGTCTGGTAGTTTTTCTGGCTGTTCAGGTATTTACAAGCAATACAGGACTGACCTGTCTGATTTCGCATATTGTGCTGTTGTCCCTTGCCGGGATCAACTATTTTGTATATCTGTTTCGTGGAAATGAGTTTATTTTCAGTGATTTAAAGTCCATCCAGACCGGGCTTTCTGTGGCGGGAAATTATGAATTTGTCCTGGATGAAAGGGCAGGGTATGTAATACTCCTTTCCACGCTGTACATTGCGTTTATCCGAAAATTACATGTTTCCTTTCAGAAAAGGATTCCGATGTCGATCGTGTGCATTTCACTTGCCGTGCTGTGCTGTGCATACATTGGAAAGCATACGCAGGGTGTTGTGACGGAGACATGGGAACAAAAAGGAAGTTACAGAAACGGCTATATCTTAAACTTTGTGTTAAGTATCCGCGACTGCTTTATTGCGCAACCGGATGGGTATTCGAAAGAGGCAGTCAAGGAACTTGAGGATCAGTACAGCAAAGAGACGGATACAGCCACCGGAGAAACGGAGAAGAAGCCGACCATTATTGTGGTTATGAGTGAATCCTATGCGGACCTTAGTGTGGTGGGGAATTTTTCAACCAATATCGATCTGACACCGTTTTACGATTCACTGGAGGAAAATACGATCAAGGGGCATGCGCTCTCTTCCGTGTTTGGCGCCAAAACACCAAACTCCGAGTGGGAATTTTTGACGGGAAATTCCATGGCATTTCTGCCGAGCGGTTCGGTTGTCTATCAGCAGTATATCACGGATACACCGACTTCTCTGGTGTCAAATCTGAAAAATATCGGTTACACCTGTGTGGCAATGCATCCTTATTATGATACCGGATGGAGCCGCAATATCGTATATCCGAATATGGGATTTGATGAAACGCATTTTATCGATGATTTTGACCAGACGAAGATATTGCGTGATTATATTACAGATCAGGAACTGTATGAGAAGATCGTCGACCGTTATGAGAGTAAGAAATCCAACGAGGATTTATTCATTATGAGTATTTCCATGCAGAATCATGGCGGTTATACGGAGAAATATGACAATTTTGATGAAAAAGCGCGTATGCTTGGCATCAATTATCCGGACGTGAACCAGTACCTGTCATTGATCCACGAGAGTGATTCGGCATTAGAGTATTTGATCTCCTATTTTGAAAAAGTGGATGATCCGGTTGAGATCGTCTTTTTCGGGGATCATCAGCCGAGTTTATCATCCAGTTTTTATCCGTATCTGAATGGAAAAGGATTGGGCGGACTGACGCTGTCTGAACTTGAGAATCTTTACACTGTACCGTTTTTTATCTGGACGAATTATGACAGCGGCAAAGAAAGTGTGGAACTGACAAGCCTTAATTATCTGTCAACATTGGCGTTGGAGCGCGCGGGCATTGCGCTTCCGGCATACAATCAGTTTTTAGCCGACATGATGGAAGAAATTCCGGCGGTCAATTCGAGAGGATTTTATTCCAAATCGCAGGGAAAATTTTTACATGTGGAAGATGCGGCCGGCGAGGATGCAAAATGGCTGAAAAATTATGAGATACTGCAGTATAATAATATGTTTGATAAGCGGAATAAGAGCGGGTTATTTTTCCCTTATTTAAAACAATAG
- a CDS encoding tRNA threonylcarbamoyladenosine dehydratase — MLNQFSRTQLLLGSDNMERLANAKVAVFGIGGVGGYVVEALARSGVGSFVIVDDDKVCLTNINRQIIATRKTVGKYKVDVMTERILEINPDAKVEARKCFYLPENAHEFDFSEYDYVVDAVDTVTAKLEIIMRAKECNVPVISCMGAGNKLDPTQFEVADIYKTSVCPLARVMRRELKKRGVKKLKVVYSKEQPTRPIEDMSISCRSHCVCPPGTVHKCTERRDIPGSIAFVPSVAGLILAGEVIKDLTK; from the coding sequence ATGTTGAATCAGTTTTCAAGAACCCAGTTACTGCTGGGTTCAGATAATATGGAACGGCTTGCAAATGCAAAAGTTGCAGTTTTTGGAATCGGCGGAGTCGGCGGTTATGTGGTTGAGGCGCTTGCCAGGAGCGGAGTCGGTTCTTTTGTGATCGTGGATGATGACAAGGTATGTCTGACGAATATCAACCGTCAGATCATTGCGACCAGAAAAACGGTTGGAAAATATAAAGTTGATGTGATGACGGAGCGTATCTTAGAAATCAATCCGGATGCAAAAGTGGAAGCGAGAAAATGTTTTTATCTGCCGGAAAATGCGCATGAGTTTGATTTTTCTGAGTATGATTATGTCGTGGATGCAGTAGATACGGTCACTGCAAAATTAGAGATCATCATGCGCGCAAAAGAGTGCAATGTGCCTGTCATAAGCTGCATGGGAGCTGGCAATAAATTAGACCCGACCCAGTTTGAGGTGGCTGACATTTACAAGACGTCAGTCTGCCCGCTCGCGCGTGTCATGCGCCGTGAGTTAAAAAAACGCGGGGTCAAAAAATTAAAGGTCGTATATTCCAAAGAGCAGCCGACAAGACCGATCGAGGATATGAGTATCAGCTGCCGGTCACATTGCGTCTGCCCTCCGGGAACCGTCCACAAATGCACCGAGCGCCGTGATATCCCTGGAAGTATTGCGTTTGTGCCGTCTGTGGCGGGACTGATTCTTGCAGGAGAGGTCATCAAAGATCTTACAAAGTAA